Proteins co-encoded in one Metabacillus sp. KUDC1714 genomic window:
- a CDS encoding M24 family metallopeptidase — translation MKLEKIRNRFQELSIDGLLITSEFNRRYMTGFTGTAGVAVISENKAVFITDFRYTEQAAKEVEGYEIVQHKGPIHEEVASIVSKLGIKKLGFEQDHLTYQAYSFYNKSLTGAEFVPVSGAVEKLRLIKSPAEIKILKEATEIADAAYKHILTYVKPGLKEIEVANELEFFMRKNGAVSSSFDIIVASGYRSALPHGVASDKEIEKGDFVTLDFGAYYKGYCSDITRTFAVGEPSEKLKKIYSTVLEAQLRGMNGIKPGMTGKEADALTRDYISEQGYGEYFGHSTGHGLGMEVHEGPALSLRSDTVLEPGMVVTVEPGIYVAGLGGVRIEDDTVVTKSGNESLSHSPKDLIIL, via the coding sequence ATGAAATTAGAAAAAATCCGCAACCGATTTCAGGAATTATCTATTGATGGACTTTTAATTACGAGTGAATTCAATCGCAGATACATGACTGGATTTACTGGCACTGCTGGTGTTGCCGTTATTTCTGAGAATAAGGCTGTTTTCATTACAGATTTCCGTTATACTGAGCAAGCAGCAAAAGAAGTCGAAGGCTATGAGATTGTCCAGCATAAAGGACCTATACATGAGGAAGTTGCATCAATCGTTTCCAAATTAGGGATTAAAAAGCTAGGCTTTGAACAAGACCACCTTACATATCAAGCTTATTCTTTCTATAATAAGTCTTTAACAGGAGCCGAATTTGTACCAGTATCAGGTGCAGTAGAAAAGTTACGCTTGATTAAGTCTCCTGCAGAGATTAAGATATTAAAGGAAGCTACAGAGATTGCTGACGCAGCCTATAAGCATATTTTAACGTATGTGAAACCAGGCTTAAAAGAAATTGAAGTTGCGAATGAACTTGAATTTTTTATGAGAAAAAATGGTGCTGTATCTTCATCTTTTGATATTATTGTTGCTTCAGGTTATCGTTCTGCATTACCGCATGGGGTAGCTAGTGACAAAGAAATTGAAAAAGGTGATTTTGTTACGCTTGATTTTGGTGCATACTACAAAGGATATTGTTCAGACATCACAAGAACATTTGCTGTTGGGGAACCGAGTGAAAAGTTGAAGAAAATTTATTCGACTGTTCTTGAAGCTCAGTTACGTGGCATGAATGGAATAAAACCAGGCATGACAGGTAAAGAGGCTGATGCTCTTACACGTGATTATATTAGTGAGCAAGGGTATGGTGAGTATTTCGGACATTCTACAGGTCATGGATTGGGAATGGAAGTACACGAAGGACCTGCCTTATCACTTAGATCTGACACAGTTCTTGAACCAGGTATGGTTGTTACAGTCGAACCCGGTATTTATGTAGCAGGTCTTGGTGGAGTAAGAATTGAAGATGATACAGTTGTCACCAAATCCGGAAATGAGTCACTGTCTCATTCACCAAAAGATCTTATTATTTTGTAA
- the spoIIIAC gene encoding stage III sporulation protein AC: MGVDINTIFQIAGIGIVVAFLHTILDQMGKKEYAQWVTLIGFIYILFMVASIVDDLFKKIKSVFLFQG, from the coding sequence GTGGGCGTAGATATAAACACAATCTTTCAAATTGCCGGGATAGGAATAGTCGTTGCATTCCTTCACACAATTTTAGATCAAATGGGAAAAAAAGAATATGCACAATGGGTAACACTCATTGGCTTTATTTATATTTTATTTATGGTTGCATCAATTGTAGATGATCTATTTAAAAAGATAAAATCGGTCTTTCTTTTCCAAGGGTAA
- the accB gene encoding acetyl-CoA carboxylase biotin carboxyl carrier protein produces the protein MLKIQEIREIIKLIDHSSINEFSFEHEGSKIKMKKQLPEVETVVRTVATSPTLESVQAQPVQAQAPVVGAPTQETVEAPTADTSHLHKITSPMVGTFYAASSPEAGNYVEVGSKVTKESVVCIVEAMKLFNEIEAEVKGEIVEILVQNGQLVEYGQPLFLVKPE, from the coding sequence ATGCTAAAAATACAAGAAATCAGAGAAATTATTAAATTAATCGATCACTCATCAATTAATGAATTTTCATTTGAGCACGAAGGTTCAAAAATAAAAATGAAAAAGCAATTACCTGAAGTCGAAACGGTAGTACGTACTGTAGCCACTTCCCCTACGCTTGAGTCAGTACAAGCACAACCAGTACAAGCCCAAGCACCAGTTGTTGGAGCTCCAACACAGGAAACTGTTGAAGCACCTACAGCTGATACATCTCATTTACATAAGATTACGTCTCCAATGGTAGGTACGTTTTATGCAGCATCTTCACCTGAAGCTGGCAATTACGTAGAAGTTGGATCAAAGGTTACAAAAGAATCAGTCGTTTGTATTGTAGAAGCAATGAAGCTCTTCAATGAAATTGAAGCAGAAGTGAAGGGTGAGATCGTCGAAATACTCGTTCAAAATGGACAGCTTGTCGAGTATGGTCAACCTTTATTCCTTGTTAAGCCTGAGTAA
- the spoIIIAG gene encoding stage III sporulation protein AG produces MSNKESFIQKLKSLLSQSNSKKPSKFQYFILVFVLGIAFMLISNLFTTDENKNNALPTTSTATDESTEVFKQTKGDSTGSISDYEAEYENQLKEVLETISGVGNVSVVVNVDSTSQKIVEKNRVTGSQVTTETDREGGKREVEDQSIDEQVVIIQEGEKEVPIVVQVKKPEVRGVLIVAQGADNIHIKQTIIDAVTRALGVPSHRVAVESKKMKEDE; encoded by the coding sequence ATGAGCAATAAAGAAAGCTTCATCCAAAAGCTAAAGTCCTTACTTAGCCAGTCAAATTCTAAGAAACCATCAAAATTTCAATATTTTATTCTTGTTTTCGTATTAGGGATAGCGTTCATGCTTATTAGCAATCTTTTTACTACTGATGAAAATAAGAATAACGCTTTACCAACTACTTCTACAGCTACTGATGAAAGTACTGAAGTGTTTAAGCAAACAAAGGGAGATAGTACTGGCTCCATCTCTGACTATGAAGCCGAATATGAAAACCAATTAAAAGAAGTACTAGAAACAATATCTGGTGTAGGAAATGTTTCAGTTGTAGTGAATGTTGATTCAACTTCACAAAAGATTGTTGAAAAAAACAGGGTTACTGGGAGCCAGGTTACAACAGAAACCGACCGTGAAGGCGGCAAAAGAGAAGTGGAAGACCAATCAATAGATGAACAAGTTGTCATCATTCAAGAAGGCGAAAAAGAGGTTCCGATTGTCGTGCAAGTAAAAAAACCCGAGGTTCGTGGAGTCTTAATTGTCGCTCAAGGTGCTGACAACATTCATATAAAGCAAACAATTATAGACGCGGTAACACGTGCATTAGGTGTACCTAGTCATCGTGTAGCTGTGGAGTCGAAAAAAATGAAGGAGGATGAATAG
- the spoIIIAB gene encoding stage III sporulation protein SpoIIIAB, producing the protein MIKWMGALLIILATTWAGFEAAKHLSERTRQLRQLKVALQSLEAEIMYGHTSLIVAAQHISKQLPKPLSIFFEQFAKKLEKGHTSVKGAWEESLQDVWRFTAFKQGEYEVLKQFGETLGQHDRISQQKHIKLTLSHLEREEADAIDRQNRYERMMKSLGVLAGLLLVILLM; encoded by the coding sequence ATGATCAAGTGGATGGGTGCGTTACTCATAATTCTTGCAACAACCTGGGCTGGCTTCGAAGCTGCAAAACATTTAAGTGAAAGAACAAGGCAGCTTAGACAGCTTAAGGTAGCGCTGCAATCATTAGAAGCTGAGATTATGTATGGACATACATCGTTAATTGTTGCAGCTCAACATATTTCAAAGCAATTACCGAAACCCTTATCAATCTTTTTCGAGCAATTTGCAAAAAAGCTAGAAAAAGGTCATACGAGTGTTAAGGGTGCTTGGGAGGAAAGTCTTCAAGATGTTTGGCGTTTCACAGCCTTTAAACAAGGTGAATATGAAGTGTTAAAACAGTTTGGCGAAACACTTGGTCAACATGATAGAATCTCACAGCAAAAACATATAAAGTTAACGCTTTCGCACTTAGAGAGAGAAGAAGCAGATGCAATTGATCGGCAAAATCGTTATGAACGTATGATGAAAAGTCTAGGGGTACTAGCTGGTTTACTTTTAGTCATTTTATTGATGTAG
- the spoIIIAD gene encoding stage III sporulation protein AD, with protein sequence MEIIQIVGLGLIATFLALIVKEQKPTFAFMLVVFVGCVIFLFLIDQVYEIIRMVERIAIHANVNLIYVETILKIIGIAYIAEFGAQITKDAGQGAIASKIELGGKILILTMAIPILTVIIETVLGMIPGT encoded by the coding sequence ATCGAAATTATTCAAATTGTAGGTCTAGGGCTGATCGCAACCTTTCTTGCCCTAATCGTAAAAGAGCAAAAGCCCACCTTCGCCTTTATGCTTGTCGTATTTGTTGGTTGTGTTATTTTTTTATTTTTAATCGATCAGGTATATGAAATTATTCGAATGGTTGAACGAATTGCGATACATGCGAACGTTAATCTCATATATGTTGAAACGATTTTAAAGATAATTGGAATTGCTTATATAGCAGAGTTTGGTGCGCAAATAACAAAGGATGCTGGACAAGGTGCAATCGCATCTAAGATTGAACTAGGCGGGAAGATTCTTATCCTAACGATGGCAATCCCGATTTTAACCGTCATTATTGAAACAGTTCTTGGAATGATTCCAGGTACGTAA
- a CDS encoding YqhV family protein, whose protein sequence is MKRFFSHIDSTVLTMAGLRFLSASIELTAAILMLVFNDVKKAVTINSLLAIVGPVIFIVTMTIGIFHIADQLSYAKLLFIGLGVFFILFGIYK, encoded by the coding sequence ATGAAACGATTTTTTTCTCATATTGATTCAACTGTTTTAACAATGGCAGGCTTACGCTTTTTGTCTGCCTCAATCGAATTAACAGCAGCTATTTTAATGTTGGTATTCAATGATGTAAAAAAGGCCGTCACAATCAATTCACTCTTAGCAATCGTGGGTCCAGTAATTTTTATAGTTACGATGACTATTGGTATCTTCCATATTGCTGATCAATTATCCTATGCAAAATTGCTGTTTATTGGTCTTGGTGTGTTTTTTATTTTATTTGGAATTTATAAGTAG
- a CDS encoding YqhR family membrane protein: MADKKNQNDEQKQDKDNPNLEQNKREKPVSQLGKVISTGFIGGVFWSFLAYLSSLLNFTEVSPNLILQPIALGDWKNGTLGEFISIVLIGLLSIGVALAYYAILKRFKSMWIGILYGVALWGLVFFILNPIFPNLKTVFELSRATIVTTACLYILYGVFVGYSISFDHNELNTNNEN, translated from the coding sequence ATGGCAGATAAAAAAAATCAAAATGATGAACAAAAACAGGATAAAGATAATCCGAATTTAGAGCAGAACAAAAGAGAAAAACCAGTTTCGCAACTTGGCAAAGTTATCTCAACAGGTTTTATCGGTGGTGTATTTTGGAGTTTTTTAGCATACTTATCTTCACTATTGAATTTTACAGAAGTTAGTCCCAATCTTATCCTCCAACCGATTGCGTTAGGAGATTGGAAAAATGGTACGCTTGGAGAATTTATTAGTATTGTTTTAATAGGGTTACTATCGATTGGTGTTGCTTTGGCTTATTATGCTATTTTAAAACGATTCAAGTCAATGTGGATTGGGATTTTATATGGAGTTGCATTATGGGGTCTTGTTTTTTTTATATTAAACCCTATATTTCCAAATCTTAAAACTGTTTTTGAGTTATCGCGCGCCACGATTGTGACAACAGCATGCCTTTATATTCTGTACGGAGTTTTTGTTGGCTACTCGATTTCCTTTGATCACAATGAATTAAATACGAACAATGAGAATTAG
- the spoIIIAE gene encoding stage III sporulation protein AE encodes MRTFLALILISLFLAIPINVQASETPQQTEEPDTPNANMIVDEQVEKLEINDIKNYWDEVMTEYGGFLPESQKGSLLQFLSGEKELSFQEWMKAFLKFLFHELLANGKLLGTLILLTVFSMLLQLLQNAFNQSAVSKVAYALVYMVLIIIALNSFHVAIQYTNNAIQSMTNFILALIPLLLALMASSGGLASAAFFHPVIIFLMNTSGLLIQNIVLPLLFLSALLNIVSTLTDQYKVTQLAGLLRNISIGLLASFLTIFLGVISVQGASAAVTDGITIRTAKFITGNFIPVLGRMFTDATDTVISASILLKNTVGVIGVAILLLIAAFPAIKVLSLAFIYKFAASILQPLGGGPVIACLDIISKSVIYIFAALAIVSLMFFLSLTVIIAAGNLTIMMR; translated from the coding sequence ATGCGAACGTTTCTAGCTCTTATTCTTATTTCACTCTTTCTAGCAATCCCAATAAATGTACAAGCCTCTGAGACACCTCAGCAGACTGAAGAACCTGATACTCCTAATGCAAATATGATTGTCGATGAGCAGGTAGAAAAGCTCGAGATTAATGATATTAAAAACTATTGGGATGAAGTGATGACAGAATATGGTGGTTTTTTACCGGAAAGTCAGAAAGGTAGTTTGCTGCAATTTTTAAGTGGGGAAAAGGAACTTTCCTTTCAAGAATGGATGAAGGCGTTTCTGAAATTTTTATTTCATGAGCTACTAGCGAATGGGAAATTACTTGGTACATTAATCTTGTTAACTGTTTTCAGCATGTTGTTGCAGTTATTACAAAATGCATTTAATCAAAGCGCAGTAAGTAAGGTTGCCTACGCTCTCGTCTATATGGTGTTGATCATAATCGCTCTAAATAGTTTTCATGTCGCTATTCAATATACAAATAATGCCATTCAATCTATGACTAATTTCATCCTTGCGTTAATTCCCCTCTTATTAGCTTTAATGGCATCTTCAGGTGGACTAGCTTCAGCAGCCTTTTTTCATCCGGTTATTATCTTTTTAATGAATACAAGTGGATTGTTGATCCAAAATATTGTATTACCGCTACTGTTTCTCTCGGCCTTATTGAATATCGTGAGTACATTGACAGATCAATACAAAGTGACACAGCTTGCAGGATTACTTAGAAATATAAGCATTGGCCTGCTTGCATCGTTTTTAACTATATTCCTTGGTGTAATATCTGTTCAAGGTGCTTCTGCAGCTGTTACAGATGGGATCACAATTCGAACGGCAAAGTTTATTACCGGAAATTTCATCCCTGTTTTAGGAAGAATGTTTACCGATGCGACAGATACGGTCATTAGTGCATCGATTTTATTGAAGAATACAGTTGGAGTGATCGGTGTAGCGATCTTGTTGTTAATTGCTGCATTTCCCGCAATTAAAGTGTTATCGCTAGCGTTTATTTATAAATTCGCCGCGTCGATCCTACAGCCTCTAGGTGGAGGTCCGGTTATCGCGTGTTTAGATATTATTAGTAAAAGTGTTATCTATATTTTTGCAGCATTGGCAATTGTCTCTCTCATGTTTTTTTTAAGCTTAACTGTGATAATTGCCGCTGGTAATCTGACAATTATGATGCGGTAA
- the accC gene encoding acetyl-CoA carboxylase biotin carboxylase subunit → MIKKLLIANRGEIAVRIIRACKELDIETVAVFSEADREALHVQLADEAYCIGPTASKDSYLNFTNIISVAKLTGSEAIHPGYGFLAENADFAELCKECNIIFVGPSAEAISKMGTKDVARETMRKAGVPIVPGSKGIIENIEEAKMLANDMGYPVIIKATAGGGGKGIRVAVDEQALVKGIEITQQEAATAFGNPGVYIEKYIEDFRHVEIQVLADSHGNVIHLGERDCSIQRRLQKLIEETPSPALDETIRAQMGDAAVKAAAAVAYTGAGTVEFIFDHINKKFYFMEMNTRIQVEHPVTEMVTGIDLIKEQIKVASGEKLPVTQDEVTFNGWAIECRINAENPEKNFMPSPGKIEMYLPPGGLGVRVDSAVYPGYSIPPYYDSMIAKLITYGATRDEAIARMKRALSEFVIEGISTTIPFHMRLLEHEKFVSGDFNTKFLEMYKVMDS, encoded by the coding sequence ATGATAAAGAAATTACTAATCGCCAATCGAGGAGAAATTGCTGTTCGAATTATCCGAGCATGTAAGGAATTAGATATCGAAACAGTTGCTGTTTTTTCTGAAGCAGATCGTGAAGCATTACATGTACAGCTTGCAGATGAAGCGTATTGTATCGGTCCAACTGCTTCAAAAGATAGCTATTTAAATTTTACAAACATAATTAGTGTCGCAAAATTAACTGGAAGCGAAGCAATTCATCCAGGCTATGGTTTCTTAGCAGAAAATGCAGATTTTGCAGAGCTTTGTAAAGAATGCAATATTATCTTTGTCGGACCAAGTGCAGAAGCCATTTCAAAAATGGGCACAAAGGATGTTGCAAGAGAAACAATGCGTAAAGCAGGTGTCCCAATAGTTCCAGGTTCTAAAGGAATTATCGAAAACATCGAAGAAGCAAAAATGCTGGCAAACGATATGGGATATCCTGTTATAATAAAAGCAACTGCTGGTGGTGGTGGAAAAGGTATCCGCGTTGCTGTAGATGAGCAAGCACTAGTAAAAGGGATTGAAATTACCCAACAAGAGGCAGCTACTGCATTTGGTAACCCAGGCGTTTATATTGAGAAATACATTGAGGATTTCCGCCATGTTGAAATTCAAGTGTTAGCTGATTCACATGGAAATGTTATTCATCTAGGTGAACGTGACTGTTCCATTCAACGTAGACTGCAAAAACTCATCGAAGAAACGCCATCACCTGCGCTCGATGAAACAATTCGTGCACAAATGGGTGATGCCGCAGTTAAAGCAGCAGCGGCAGTAGCTTATACAGGTGCGGGAACGGTTGAATTTATTTTTGATCATATTAATAAAAAGTTTTACTTTATGGAAATGAATACACGTATCCAAGTAGAGCATCCGGTAACAGAAATGGTAACTGGAATCGACTTAATTAAAGAGCAAATCAAAGTTGCTTCAGGAGAAAAATTACCTGTGACTCAAGATGAGGTTACATTTAATGGCTGGGCAATCGAATGCCGAATTAATGCCGAAAATCCAGAAAAGAACTTTATGCCATCTCCAGGTAAAATTGAGATGTACTTGCCCCCTGGTGGTCTAGGTGTTAGAGTAGATTCAGCGGTATATCCAGGATACTCAATTCCACCATACTATGATTCAATGATAGCAAAGTTGATAACGTATGGTGCAACAAGAGATGAAGCAATTGCTCGAATGAAGCGTGCATTAAGTGAATTTGTTATAGAAGGAATTTCTACAACAATTCCATTTCATATGCGACTTCTTGAACATGAAAAATTTGTATCAGGTGATTTTAACACGAAATTTTTAGAAATGTATAAGGTCATGGATTCGTAA
- the spoIIIAA gene encoding stage III sporulation protein AA: protein MKEIIEMLPESISNQIGKLHPASLGRIEEIRIRVMKRVEVIIMGKPVFLSYVTTYEDSINLLNELSHYSIYTLEEELKKGYITVRGGHRVGLSGRVITENGRVKAIRDVTSFNIRIAREKIGIAENYIPYLYAGKWLNTLIIGPPQTGKTTLLRDFARVISSGFKQIESKKVGIVDERSEIAGCVKGVPQHQLGERIDVLDACPKAEGMMMMIRSMSPDVLIVDEIGTKEDAEAVMEAVHAGVQLFVTVHGYQASELTNRPTLKMLLQANVFDRYMELSRKDGPGTVQQILNQHGEYLQIERSGIK, encoded by the coding sequence GTGAAGGAAATAATTGAGATGCTTCCGGAATCGATCAGTAACCAGATAGGGAAACTACATCCTGCAAGTTTGGGGCGAATTGAGGAAATCCGCATTCGTGTGATGAAACGGGTCGAAGTCATCATAATGGGGAAACCTGTTTTTCTATCATATGTAACGACATATGAAGACTCAATTAATCTACTAAACGAGCTAAGTCACTATTCGATTTATACATTAGAAGAAGAATTAAAAAAGGGCTATATAACAGTTCGTGGAGGGCATCGCGTTGGTCTTTCTGGAAGAGTTATTACGGAAAATGGACGAGTTAAGGCGATTCGTGATGTTACTTCATTTAATATCAGGATAGCTAGAGAAAAGATAGGTATTGCAGAGAATTATATTCCATATTTATATGCTGGAAAGTGGTTGAATACGTTAATTATTGGTCCGCCACAAACAGGTAAAACAACATTACTTAGAGATTTTGCGAGAGTAATAAGCAGTGGCTTTAAGCAGATCGAATCAAAAAAGGTAGGAATTGTTGATGAGCGATCAGAAATTGCAGGTTGTGTGAAGGGGGTTCCACAGCATCAGCTTGGTGAACGAATTGATGTTCTCGATGCTTGTCCAAAAGCGGAAGGCATGATGATGATGATTCGTTCAATGAGTCCTGATGTATTAATTGTGGATGAGATTGGTACGAAGGAAGATGCAGAAGCAGTGATGGAAGCCGTTCATGCAGGTGTACAGTTATTTGTTACTGTTCATGGGTATCAAGCTAGTGAGCTAACCAATCGCCCTACATTAAAGATGTTATTGCAAGCAAATGTATTTGATCGATATATGGAATTATCTAGAAAAGATGGACCTGGAACTGTTCAACAAATCCTTAATCAACATGGTGAGTATTTACAAATAGAAAGAAGTGGGATCAAATGA
- the efp gene encoding elongation factor P, whose protein sequence is MISVNDFRTGLTIEVDNGIWRVMDFQHVKPGKGAAFVRSKLRNLRTGAVQEKTFRAGEKVAKAQIETRRMQYLYANGDQHAFMDTETYDQIELPSTQIEYELKFLKENMEIQIMMFGTETLGVELPNTVELEVTETEPGIKGDTASGGTKPAILETGLSVQVPFFINEGDRLIINTTEASYVSRA, encoded by the coding sequence ATGATTTCAGTTAACGATTTTCGTACAGGACTAACAATCGAGGTTGATAACGGCATTTGGCGTGTAATGGATTTCCAACACGTAAAACCTGGTAAAGGTGCAGCATTTGTCCGTTCTAAATTACGTAATCTTCGCACAGGAGCTGTTCAAGAGAAAACGTTCCGAGCTGGCGAAAAAGTTGCGAAGGCTCAAATTGAAACACGTAGAATGCAATATCTTTATGCAAATGGAGATCAGCACGCATTCATGGATACAGAAACATATGATCAAATCGAATTACCATCAACTCAAATAGAATATGAATTAAAATTCTTAAAAGAAAATATGGAAATTCAAATTATGATGTTTGGTACTGAAACTTTAGGTGTGGAATTACCAAATACAGTTGAGTTAGAGGTTACTGAAACAGAACCAGGTATTAAAGGTGATACTGCTTCAGGTGGTACGAAGCCAGCGATCTTAGAAACTGGTTTATCCGTTCAAGTTCCATTCTTCATTAACGAAGGCGATCGTCTAATCATTAATACGACTGAAGCTTCTTACGTTTCACGTGCGTGA
- the aroQ gene encoding type II 3-dehydroquinate dehydratase, giving the protein MKFLVINGPNLNRLGLREPAIYGSKTLTDLEMDLLAFGEVEQIEVTCFQSNHEGDIIDAIHEAEDQFDGIVLNPGAFTHYSYAIRDAIASVSFPVIEVHISNVHAREEFRHTSVTAPVTIGQIIGLGFKGYELAMLALKERVGGIQR; this is encoded by the coding sequence ATGAAGTTTTTAGTGATAAATGGACCAAACCTGAATAGACTTGGCTTACGCGAGCCTGCTATTTATGGGTCCAAAACATTAACTGATTTAGAAATGGATTTGTTAGCGTTTGGAGAAGTTGAACAAATTGAAGTCACTTGTTTTCAATCAAATCATGAAGGTGATATCATTGATGCCATCCATGAAGCCGAGGATCAATTTGATGGGATTGTATTGAACCCTGGAGCTTTTACACATTATAGCTACGCGATCCGTGATGCTATTGCAAGTGTATCATTCCCGGTTATTGAAGTTCATATTTCAAATGTTCATGCAAGAGAAGAATTTCGCCACACATCTGTAACTGCTCCAGTCACAATCGGTCAAATCATCGGACTTGGTTTTAAAGGTTATGAGCTAGCAATGCTCGCATTAAAGGAGAGAGTAGGGGGAATCCAACGATGA
- the spoIIIAF gene encoding stage III sporulation protein AF, with amino-acid sequence MSFLTEWITNIIVFILLAVVIDLLLPNSSMQKYAKMVISLLLIIVIINPIFKLFNTDMNVILSEFQSVAPSEENEVKNLIEFQKKEIQASQRAYILEQMAVQMKTMAKEELVQNYDLTIETILLSESEQVDDINSQNDLQHIRVVLQQNEAEEVAGQEAVEAVQSISIDTTKELPTDDPEAQLNSEEITAYLAKIWEVEEEKITLELEGGEESLDEQ; translated from the coding sequence TTGTCATTTTTAACAGAATGGATTACTAATATTATCGTATTTATTCTACTAGCTGTGGTTATTGATTTATTATTACCAAATTCATCGATGCAGAAATATGCAAAAATGGTTATTAGCCTATTATTAATAATTGTCATAATCAATCCAATCTTTAAATTATTCAACACAGATATGAATGTAATCCTCTCGGAATTCCAGTCTGTAGCACCATCAGAAGAAAATGAGGTAAAAAATTTAATAGAATTTCAGAAAAAAGAAATACAAGCCTCACAACGTGCATATATTTTAGAACAAATGGCTGTCCAAATGAAAACGATGGCAAAAGAGGAGCTGGTGCAAAACTATGACTTAACGATTGAAACAATCCTTCTTTCCGAATCTGAACAAGTAGACGACATAAACTCTCAGAATGATCTCCAGCATATCCGTGTAGTCTTACAACAAAATGAAGCTGAGGAAGTAGCAGGACAAGAAGCAGTTGAAGCTGTCCAATCAATATCGATTGACACCACAAAAGAACTTCCAACTGACGATCCAGAAGCACAGCTAAATTCAGAAGAGATTACCGCGTATTTAGCAAAAATTTGGGAAGTAGAAGAAGAAAAAATCACACTCGAATTGGAAGGGGGGGAGGAGTCATTAGATGAGCAATAA
- a CDS encoding SpoIIIAH-like family protein — protein sequence MLKKQTVWLLTMLSLVVVLSVYYVTSPDGGTSNIVMTEENQEVSENTADVNELAEEKQPAAEEEQPAQEEEKQPATEEEKQPAEEGKDGKDGKDSEKGESQDETGANAEEGEVQTEELEDGTVISSVTSDELFAELRMELEDQRSKRKGQLDTIVASNDTTPEEKNEAYDEMEALDEAAHKETVLETLIKSQGYDDALVRAEGNNVKITVKASKEHDKSAANKIMVLVRDEMENMENVVVTFEQ from the coding sequence ATGTTGAAAAAACAAACGGTTTGGTTATTAACAATGTTAAGTTTAGTGGTGGTATTATCCGTTTATTATGTAACTTCTCCAGACGGTGGAACTAGCAACATAGTCATGACAGAAGAGAATCAAGAGGTTAGTGAAAATACTGCAGATGTTAATGAGCTAGCGGAGGAAAAACAGCCAGCAGCTGAAGAAGAACAGCCTGCACAAGAAGAAGAAAAACAGCCTGCAACAGAAGAAGAAAAACAGCCAGCTGAAGAAGGTAAAGACGGCAAAGACGGCAAAGACTCTGAAAAAGGAGAGTCTCAGGATGAAACTGGAGCCAACGCTGAAGAAGGAGAAGTACAAACAGAAGAGCTTGAGGATGGAACTGTAATTTCTAGTGTGACTAGCGATGAATTATTTGCAGAATTACGTATGGAATTAGAAGATCAGCGCAGCAAAAGAAAGGGTCAATTAGATACAATCGTTGCAAGTAATGATACAACTCCTGAAGAAAAGAACGAGGCGTATGACGAAATGGAAGCATTAGACGAAGCAGCACATAAGGAAACAGTTCTTGAGACGCTTATTAAATCACAAGGCTATGATGATGCACTTGTTCGTGCAGAAGGAAACAATGTAAAAATTACAGTAAAAGCATCAAAAGAGCATGACAAATCTGCTGCTAACAAGATTATGGTGCTTGTAAGAGATGAAATGGAAAATATGGAGAACGTGGTCGTTACATTTGAACAATAA